In the genome of Cryptomeria japonica chromosome 8, Sugi_1.0, whole genome shotgun sequence, one region contains:
- the LOC131857839 gene encoding receptor-like protein EIX2 encodes MSFISFCIALSLALGIGVIIDLPYISGCRDDERKYLLDFRGGLNDSYGRLSTWRGYNCCAWEGIVCDHQTIHVIQLDLKNPHHKGDDHRYQVNHQWRGKIHPSLFNLQHLRHLDLSWNDFQGIAIPPLLGRLKRLTFLSLAYARFEGEIPLELGNLSALQHLDLSDYYKLHSSEYHKKWRLKSSRLSKLRLIYLSACGLSGSIPSLLNLTHLSQLHLRYNSFPFQVPSWLQNVSSLVSLDLTDCDLTGSIPSDFLHEASSLSNLCLRKNSLQGVIPASIANFSKLETLDLSDNQFTGVIPIYGSPPRQPSSLSMIDLEFNNLKARIPDCVGRLSSLQYMDLMRNQLNGDIPNSLGKLSILSCLNLDDNQVSGAILNSFSELVGLEVLSLSSNNLTGVVSISMFHNLTQLRILQLSRNQLTINIPSSWVPQFSHLEYLGLSSCNIEGNFPAFLSTQYLLEDLDLSDNRIRRGGFLPPFNYSNFELVALHNNSFHGPISALSFYGFTLDLSHNKFNGSIPATIFPYNYLSLSANNLSGGIPYSMCKIENELMILDLSDNKLSDVISADLGRCSSLVILNLAQNDFQGEIPEEVGNLTQLQTLNLNGNNLQGVISPSTANCAYIEVLDIGNNRFEGRIPIWFGKMKYLQILSLTNNKLEGSIPSELFELKSLQVLDLSHNNISGSIPESLEMVHAMISQSQSFEMQRLDVSDGFLTEANTYIYHSVLFVDQITLWIKGTARRYQKIWRSFKVMDLSHNKLRGSIPPKMGLLQGLVALNISNNNISGSIPKSFGQMVSLESLDLSGNMLSGKIPQELVSLTFLSVLNLSYNMLSGLIPQGYQFSTFEDSSFLGNPKIMGPPLENRTQSSSFGERGRQVELNNTVIANDTDKMDRWWAVTVGLCYGMGFASVIAVLCFHIEWRYRCFALLDAVVAYLCER; translated from the exons ATGTCTTTCATTTCGTTTTGTATTGCTCTAAGCTTGGCCTTGGGTATTGGTGTGATAATTGATTTACCATATATCAGTGGATGCAGAGATGATGAAAGAAAATATCTGCTCGATTTCAGAGGAGGCCTAAACGATTCCTATGGTAGATTAAGCACATGGCGCGGATACAATTGTTGCGCGTGGGAGGGAATTGTTTGTGACCACCAAACAATTCATGTTATTCAACTTGATCTCAAAAACCCTCATCATAAGGGAGATGATCATCGTTATCAAGTAAACCACCAGTGGAGGGGGAAGATTCATCCATCTTTGTTTAATCTGCAACATCTGCGCCACCTGGATTTAAGCTGGAATGACTTCCAAGGCATTGCTATACCTCCACTGTTAGGAAGGCTCAAGAGGCTTACTTTTCTTAGCCTGGCTTATGCTAGGTTTGAGGGTGAGATCCCTCTAGAGCTGGGAAATTTGTCAGCCTTACAACATCTTGATCTGTCAGACTATTACAAATTGCATTCTTCAGAGTATCACAAGAAATGGAGACTGAAGAGTTCAAG GCTCTCAAAACTTAGATTGATTTACCTGTCTGCATGTGGTCTTTCAGGAAGTATTCCTTCACTTCTAAACCTTACCCATTTATCCCAGCTCCATCTTCGATATAACTCCTTTCCATTCCAAGTACCGTCCTGGTTACAGAATGTCTCATCCTTGGTTTCACTTGATCTCACTGACTGTGATCTCACTGGTTCCATCCCTTCCGATTTCTTGCACGAAGCTTCAAGTCTGAGCAATCTTTGTTTGAGAAAAAACAGTCTACAAGGAGTAATTCCTGCTTCCATTGCAAACTTTTCGAAACTTGAGACACTCGATCTCTCCGACAATCAGTTCACGGGGGTTATACCCATATATGGATCTCCACCGAGGCAACCGTCTAGTCTTTCAATGATTGATCTTGAATTTAACAATTTGAAGGCCAGAATACCAGACTGTGTTGGCAGGCTTTCCTCTCTCCAATATATGGATCTCATGAGAAATCAACTAAATGGTGATATCCCAAACTCTTTGGGTAAGCTCTCTATATTAAGTTGCCTTAACTTAGACGATAATCAGGTGTCTGGAGCAATACTAAATTCATTTTCAGAGCTTGTTGGATTGGAAGTACTGTCGCTTTCTTCCAACAATTTAACAGGCGTTGTTTCTATTTCTATGTTCCATAATTTGACTCAACTTCGTATACTCCAGTTATCTAGAAATCAGCTGACTATCAACATTCCTTCAAGCTGGGTTCCACAGTTTTCTCATCTGGAGTACCTGGGATTAAGCTCTTGTAATATTGAAGGAAATTTTCCAGCATTTCTGTCTACTCAATATTTACTAGAAGATTTGGACCTGTCAGATAACAGAATTCGGAGAG GAGGCTTTCTGCCCCCATTCAACTACAGTAATTTTGAATTGGTGGCCTTGCATAATAATAGCTTTCACGGCCCTATTTCAGCTCTTTCATTTTATGGATTCACATTGGATTTGTCACATAACAAGTTTAATGGTTCTATTCCTGCTACAATCTTTCCATACAACTATTTGTCCCTGTCCGCAAATAATCTGAGTGGAGGTATTCCGTATTCAATGTGTAAAATTGAAAATGAGTTGATGATTTTGGATTTGTCAGACAACAAACTAAGTGATGTGATTTCTGCAGATCTGGGGAGATGTTCGTCTCTTGTAATTTTAAATTTGGCTCAAAATGATTTCCAAGGTGAGATACCAGAGGAGGTAGGAAATCTGACTCAACTCCAGACATTAAACCTCAATGGAAACAATTTGCAAGGTGTTATTTCTCCATCTACTGCAAATTGTGCATATATTGAGGTACTGGACATAGGAAATAACAGGTTTGAAGGGAGGATCCCAATTTGGTTTGGAAAGATGAAATATTTACAAATACTCAGCTTGACAAATAATAAGCTTGAGGGTAGTATTCCATCCGAGTTGTTTGAGCTAAAGAGTCTTCAGGTCTTAGATTTATCTCATAACAATATATCAGGAAGTATCCCTGAAAGTTTAGAAATGGTCCATGCTATGATAAGTCAATCACAGAGTTTTGAAATGCAACGTCTTGATGTATCAGACGGTTTTTTGACTGAAGCCAATACATACATCTATCACTCAGTACTCTTTGTGGATCAAATAACGCTCTGGATTAAAGGAACGGCACGTCGATATCAAAAAATATGGAGATCATTCAAAGTTATGGACTTGTCACATAACAAGCTCCGGGGTAGCATTCCTCCGAAAATGGGACTTCTCCAGGGCCTAGTTGCTCTGAATATTTCAAACAACAACATCAGTGGCTCAATTCCGAAATCCTTTGGACAGATGGTTAGCCTGGAGTCTCTGGATCTTTCAGGAAACATGTTATCAGGGAAGATTCCCCAAGAGCTTGTAAGTCTCACTTTCCTTTCTGTCTTGAATCTTTCATACAACATGCTTTCTGGATTAATTCCGCAGGGTTATCAGTTTTCAACGTTTGAAGATTCTTCATTTCTTGGGAACCCCAAAATTATGGGGCCTCCCCTCGAAAATAGAACACAGAGCTCTAGTTTTGGTGAAAGAGGTCGCCAGGTAGAGTTGAATAATACAGTTATTGCAAATGATACAGATAAAATGGATCGATGGTGGGCAGTGACAGTGGGGTTATGTTACGGGATGGGATTTGCTAGTGTGATTGCAGTGTTGTGTTTTCACATAGAATGGAGGTACAGATGCTTTGCTTTGCTGGATGCTGTTGTGGCTTATCTTTGTGAGCGTTGA